A stretch of DNA from Thiomicrospira sp. XS5:
CTCACCGCTGACATTGGCACTGGTGGACACCAACGGACCGCCCAAGTCATCGCACAAGGCTTGTACCTGCGGATGGCGTGTCACCCGAATCGCCACGGTTTTCCGGCCACCGGTCACCCAACTCGGCACCGCCGCTTTGGCTGGTAACACCCAAGTCACCACACGACCTTCCTGCCAGCTTTCCAACACCGATTCGGTCCAAGGGCGGTCATAAAGTTCCGCCAGATCCGCCACCTGCTCCACTTGTGAGGCAATCAGGATAACGCCTTTTTCCAAAGGACGGCCTTTCAAAGCCAACAACCGTTGAAATGCGGTTTCATTGAACGGATCGCAGCCCAGGCCATACACCGCCTCGGTCGGATAAGCCAACACCCCGCCGTTACGAACCCAATCGGCCGCCTCCGCCGCATTCAACCGTTTTTCCGTCATCTTGTCGCTCCACATTCACACATCCGGCCATTTTAGCAAAGCCTCCGACCAAAAACACGACCACCCCGAAAACGCCCAGGCCTGGTGAAAAACGCTAGGACACCACAGTCCCAAAAGACTGGGCAAAGCATGAAGGCCATTTCCGAAATCAGGCTTTTGTGTTAACGTTATGTCACATGACAATTTGATTCGGCAAAGGCTTGGAGGAAAGGCTGTGACAAACATGAAAAAACGCATTCTATTGGGTGTTGTCATTCTGGTAATCCTGTCTGCCTCCGGCTGGTATTTCCTGCAAAAACCCGCCGCCCAAGCGCCCGGCCAACTGACGCTCTATGGCAATGTCGATTTACGCCAGGTCAATCTCGCTTTTCAGGTCACCGGACAGATTGAACGCATGCAAGTCACCGAAGGCACCCACGTTAAGCCCGGCCAAGAACTGGCCTGTGTCGATCAAACGCGTTACCAAGCCAAGCTGGAACTGGCCCAAGCCAATGTCGCGGCCCTTCAAGCTCACCTCGACAAACTCATCGCCGGCAACCGTCCTCAAGAAATCGCCCAAGCCAAAAACACCTATCTCGCCACGCAAAGTGAAGCCAAGCAAGCCTATAAAACCTACGAACGCTTGAAAGCCCTGTTACCGAAAAAACTCGCATCGCAGGAAGACGTCGATAACGCCGAAGCCAAGGCCAAAGCCTTGCGCCATCAGGAAAAAGCCACCTATGAAGCTTGGCAGGTCGCCATTCTCGGCGCTCGCGACGAAGACATCGCGCAGGTGCGGGCCCAAATCGCGCAAGCCGAGGCCGAAGTCAAACTGGCGGAAAAAAACCTCACCGATACCCAACTGCTTTCTCCCATTGACGGCATCGTCCGCGACCGGGTACTGGAACCGGGCGACCTCGCCCAACCGCAACAAACCGTCATGACGCTGGCCCTCAACAGCCCGAAATGGGTGCGCGCTTACGTGTCCGAAACCGCCCTCGGGCAACTCAAACTCGGCCAACCGGCTCGCGTCCGAACCGACAGCTACCCCGACAAAGATTACTCCGGCTGGATCGGTTACATCTCACCGACCGCCGAATTCACCCCGAAAACAGTGCAAACCGAAGAACTGCGCACTCAGTTGGTCTACCAGGTTCGCGTCTTCACCTGCGATCCGGACAGCGAACTCCGCCTCGGGATGCCGGCCACCGTCTCACTCGACCTCCACGCCCCGCCGTTGAAGAACCCACAATGCGACGCGCCATCGGATCACCTGGCGGATAACTAAGCACCATGCTGATGGATTCGGCCGCCCCCTTATCGATTGAAAACGTCAGCAAGGCGTTCGTGCTACCGAATCGCCGAGTGCAAGCGCTTGACGACGTCACCTTTCACATCGAACCCGGCCAAGTCACCGGTTTGATCGGCGCGGATGCCGCCGGGAAGACCACCCTGATGCGTTTGGTTGCCGGGTTGCTGACACTGGATGCCGGGCGCATCAACGTTCTCGGTTACGACGTCACCGAATCGCCGCTCGCCATTCAATCGGCCATCGGTTATATGCCGCAACAATTCGGCCTCTATCAAGACCTCACCGTTCTCGAAAACCTCCAACTGTATGCCGATTTGCAAAGCCTACCGCTGGACCAACGTGACGCCCGGTTCGACCAGCTTCTCAACATGACCGGGATGGCGCCTTTTCGGGCCCGCTTGGCTGGCAAACTCTCCGGCGGCATGAAACAAAAACTCGGTCTGGCCTGCACTTTATTGAAATCGCCGGATTTACTGTTATTGGACGAACCGACTGTCGGCGTCGACCCGGTTTCGCGCCGCGAGCTCTGGGAAATCGTCTATCACGCCGTAGAAGAAAACGGCATGAGCGTTCTGCTCAGCACGGCCTATCTCGACGAGGCCGAGCGCTGCCGTGATATCAAACTGTTACACGAAGGTCGCCTGCTGTCGGAAGGACCGCCCGACCAGTTCACCCAACCGCTTCAAAACCGAACCTTTCTGGTCAGCAGCAATGCGGCCTGTCCCAAACGGCAATTGAAAAAGCAGCTCAGCCACCAACCCGGTGTGCGCGATGCCTTGATTTTCGGCGAGACGGTCCGCATTCTCACCGCCGACGTTCAACCCGAACCGGATACATTACTTGCACCACTGAATTGCCCGAACGCCGACTTGCGCATCGAGCCGGTTGATCCACGTTTTGAGGATGCCTTTGTCGATCAACTCAGCCAGCAGGACGACGCCGTTGCCGAACCCTCGCAACCGATGGAAACCGCCGAGTCGACGCCCGACGATGACAAGGCCCCATCTTCCGATCCCGCCATTGATGTCGAAAACCTGGTGTGTCGCTTCGGCGATTTCGTCGCGGTCGACCACCTGTCGTTTCAAGTGCAACGCGGTGAAATCTTCGGCTTGCTGGGCGCCAACGGGGCCGGAAAGACCACCACCTTCCGCATGCTATGCGGGTTGCTGCCCGCCACCGAAGGCCATTTACACGTCGCCGGGCTCAACCTGCGCAAAGCGCGCGCTCAAGCTCGGGCCCGGCTGGGGTATATGTCACAGAAGTTCTCGCTTTACGGTGTAATGACCGTGGCCCAAAACCTCAACTTTTACAGCAAAGTTTACGGCTTGAGCGGGCGACGCCGCCGGGAACGCATCGATTGGGCCATCGAAATGTTCGAACTGGAAACCTATCTACACCAGACCAGCCACGACCTGCCGCTCGGCTTCAAGCAACGCCTGGCGATGGCTTGTGCCCTAATGCACGAGCCGGACATTCTGTTTCTGGACGAACCGACTTCCGGCGTCGACCCGATGGGACGACGGGATTTCTGGAACAAAATCAATGCGCTGGCCGAACAGGGCGTGACCATAATGGTCACCACCCATTTCATGGAAGAAGCGGAATACTGCGACCGGATGGCGATTATGGCCAGCGGCCAAATTCTCGCCATCGGCTCACCGGCCGACATCAAACAAAACGCTGGTCAAACCGATATGGAAGAGGCCTTTATCCACATTATCGAACAGCAAAAAACCGAGCCGACAGCGTCTCGCCAGCCTCAGAATTCGGAGGCCGTCGGATGAGTGCGACAACACGTCAAGCCCGCTGGATGCGTATTCGGGGGTTAATTCGCAAGGAATTTCTACAAATCATCCGCGACCCGAGCAGCATCAGCATCGCCTTTATTCTGCCGATTATCCTGTTGTTGATTTTCGGTTACGGTGTCAACCTTGATGCCAAGCACATCAAGCTCGGCGTCGTCCAACAACAACCCTCGGTGGAATCACAGAGTTTCGTCAGCCGCTTCCACCGTTCGGAATATTTCAACACCCGTAATTATCTGACCGTCAACGACGGTCAAAACGCCATGCAGACCGGTGACATCCAAGCCTTATTGATTCTCAAAAGCAATTTCGCGCGGGAGTTCCATCAAACCGACGCCGCCCCCGTGCAATTGCTGGTCAATGGCGTGGATTCCAACACCGCCAACCTCATCAACGGTTATGTGCAGGGTACCTGGGCGGAGTGGCTGATCGCTTACGGCGACGCGCGTGGCATCGAATTCAGTCAGCCGGTGGAACAGCTCACCCGCATCTGGTTCAACAGTGAGATTAACAGCCGCTATTTTCTGGTGCCGGGCTTAATTGCCATCATCATGACGCTGATCGGCGCCCTGCTGACCTCGCTGGTCATCGCCCGTGAATGGGAACGCGGCACCATGGAAGCCCTGCTGGTCACGCCCGTGTCGATTCAAGAACTGCTGTTAAGCAAAGTCATTCCGTATTTCGTGCTGGGCATGGGCGGCATGTTGCTAAGTTTGGTGATGGCCCTGTTCCTGTTCGAAGTACCGTTACGCGGCGCTTTGGCCTGGCTGCTGCTGAGCTCGGCGGTGTTTCTGTGGGTGGCGCTGTCAATGGGCATCCTGATCTCCACCGTCGGGAAAACCCAATTTGTCGCCGGGCAAATCGCCATTATCGTCACCTTTTTGCCCGCCTTTCTGTTGTCCGGCTTTATTTTCGACATCGGCAGTACCCCCGTGTTCATCCAATGGGTCACACACATCGTCCCGGCGCGTTACTTCGTCGCCTTGTTGCAAACCGAATTCCTCGCCGGAGACATTCTGTGGGTGATTCTGCCCAACCTCGCCGCCTTGGTTTTGATGGGATTGATTTTGACACTGGTTGTTTTGAAAAAATCCTATAAGAGGTTGGACTGATGGCTTGGTTATCCTGGGCCCGTATCTGGGCGTTGACCCTGAAAGAATTCAGCGTGCTGTTTCAGGACAAGCGCACCCGCTTCGTGGTCATCGGGCCACCGCTGATTCAGCTGTTCGTCTTCGGTTACGCCGCCACCTTCGATTTGAAACAGGCGCCGGTGGCGATCTTCAACCAGGATCAAGGCATGGTGTCGCAGGAAATCATCGGTCATTTGGCCGGTTCCGATACCTTTGAAATCGTCGCCCACCTTCACAGCAATCGCGAGGTGCCGGACATCATTGACCGCAAACAAGCCATGATCGTGGTCAGCTTTCCGAGCGATTTCTCTTCCCGCCTGATGAGCACCGGAAAAACCCAGATGCAGGTGATTGTCGACGGCCGTAACTCCAACACCGCCTTGCTGGCGCAAAACGATGTCGCTCAAGTGGTAGAAGCCTTCAATCAAGACTGGGCCGAGCGCCATGACCTGCCCAATCCGCCGATTGCTCTGGTGCCCCGCAACTGGTTCAACGAAAACCTGGAAAGCAATTGGTTTTTCGTGCCCGGTATCGTGGGCTTGATTGTATTGGTGGTATCCTTGCTGGTGACGGCCTTGTCGGTGGCGCGCGAACGCGAGGAAGGCACCTTCGACCAACTGTTGGTCACCCCCGCTTTGCCGGTGGAAATCCTCATCGGCAAATCCCTGCCCGGTTTGCTCATCGGTTTGTTTGAAAGCAACGTCATCGTCCTGCTCGCCATCTTCTGGTTCGACGTGCCGTTCCGCGGCGATTACCTG
This window harbors:
- a CDS encoding Sua5/YciO/YrdC/YwlC family protein, which gives rise to MTEKRLNAAEAADWVRNGGVLAYPTEAVYGLGCDPFNETAFQRLLALKGRPLEKGVILIASQVEQVADLAELYDRPWTESVLESWQEGRVVTWVLPAKAAVPSWVTGGRKTVAIRVTRHPQVQALCDDLGGPLVSTSANVSGEEPIRSEADCLVAFPEVPVLIGQVSGAATPSEIWEAETGRRLR
- a CDS encoding HlyD family efflux transporter periplasmic adaptor subunit; protein product: MKKRILLGVVILVILSASGWYFLQKPAAQAPGQLTLYGNVDLRQVNLAFQVTGQIERMQVTEGTHVKPGQELACVDQTRYQAKLELAQANVAALQAHLDKLIAGNRPQEIAQAKNTYLATQSEAKQAYKTYERLKALLPKKLASQEDVDNAEAKAKALRHQEKATYEAWQVAILGARDEDIAQVRAQIAQAEAEVKLAEKNLTDTQLLSPIDGIVRDRVLEPGDLAQPQQTVMTLALNSPKWVRAYVSETALGQLKLGQPARVRTDSYPDKDYSGWIGYISPTAEFTPKTVQTEELRTQLVYQVRVFTCDPDSELRLGMPATVSLDLHAPPLKNPQCDAPSDHLADN
- a CDS encoding ATP-binding cassette domain-containing protein, which gives rise to MLMDSAAPLSIENVSKAFVLPNRRVQALDDVTFHIEPGQVTGLIGADAAGKTTLMRLVAGLLTLDAGRINVLGYDVTESPLAIQSAIGYMPQQFGLYQDLTVLENLQLYADLQSLPLDQRDARFDQLLNMTGMAPFRARLAGKLSGGMKQKLGLACTLLKSPDLLLLDEPTVGVDPVSRRELWEIVYHAVEENGMSVLLSTAYLDEAERCRDIKLLHEGRLLSEGPPDQFTQPLQNRTFLVSSNAACPKRQLKKQLSHQPGVRDALIFGETVRILTADVQPEPDTLLAPLNCPNADLRIEPVDPRFEDAFVDQLSQQDDAVAEPSQPMETAESTPDDDKAPSSDPAIDVENLVCRFGDFVAVDHLSFQVQRGEIFGLLGANGAGKTTTFRMLCGLLPATEGHLHVAGLNLRKARAQARARLGYMSQKFSLYGVMTVAQNLNFYSKVYGLSGRRRRERIDWAIEMFELETYLHQTSHDLPLGFKQRLAMACALMHEPDILFLDEPTSGVDPMGRRDFWNKINALAEQGVTIMVTTHFMEEAEYCDRMAIMASGQILAIGSPADIKQNAGQTDMEEAFIHIIEQQKTEPTASRQPQNSEAVG
- a CDS encoding ABC transporter permease, translating into MSATTRQARWMRIRGLIRKEFLQIIRDPSSISIAFILPIILLLIFGYGVNLDAKHIKLGVVQQQPSVESQSFVSRFHRSEYFNTRNYLTVNDGQNAMQTGDIQALLILKSNFAREFHQTDAAPVQLLVNGVDSNTANLINGYVQGTWAEWLIAYGDARGIEFSQPVEQLTRIWFNSEINSRYFLVPGLIAIIMTLIGALLTSLVIAREWERGTMEALLVTPVSIQELLLSKVIPYFVLGMGGMLLSLVMALFLFEVPLRGALAWLLLSSAVFLWVALSMGILISTVGKTQFVAGQIAIIVTFLPAFLLSGFIFDIGSTPVFIQWVTHIVPARYFVALLQTEFLAGDILWVILPNLAALVLMGLILTLVVLKKSYKRLD
- a CDS encoding ABC transporter permease; this encodes MAWLSWARIWALTLKEFSVLFQDKRTRFVVIGPPLIQLFVFGYAATFDLKQAPVAIFNQDQGMVSQEIIGHLAGSDTFEIVAHLHSNREVPDIIDRKQAMIVVSFPSDFSSRLMSTGKTQMQVIVDGRNSNTALLAQNDVAQVVEAFNQDWAERHDLPNPPIALVPRNWFNENLESNWFFVPGIVGLIVLVVSLLVTALSVAREREEGTFDQLLVTPALPVEILIGKSLPGLLIGLFESNVIVLLAIFWFDVPFRGDYLLLQFALFFFILSAIGIGLMISSFSTTQQQALLGAFMFMVPAVILSGFATPIENMPDVIQWLTYLDPMRYFLVVVRGVFLQDMSFDSLWPQIWPMMIIALVTLSMAAWLFRHRTD